The sequence below is a genomic window from Lolium perenne isolate Kyuss_39 chromosome 4, Kyuss_2.0, whole genome shotgun sequence.
GCTAATTAGATGGTAAACATGAATTATTCATCAAAATTTCCCGAGACCAAATCGATATGTCGACGGGCTCCACCAATTTACGCCGGTGTAGCTGTTTGCATAGGTCATTGTTTGCATAGGTCAATTTGTTATGGCGGAAATTCTATTTTTAAGGCAACCTGGGAAAGTATTATGTCGTTTTTAGGGAAGGTGATCTCTCATCTTAATTATAACCAGGCAGTAACTTACTCAGTGTTTTCCTTCGGTTAAGTAGAATTCAGTGGCCGAGGAAAGCAACATGTGTGCATACCTTTTCAAAATTTGCAAAGCAACTACCATCGATCACAATTAGGAATCAGCAAGATGTTTTTGCATCTATTAGGACTGTTGATAGATAGATTGCCACCACAGGTTCATGTATTGAATTTAATTGTCAGCAGCTCACAGGCTACTACAGATTCATATCAACATGATAAAAGTACAAACCCTTTTTGTTGGTTGTGTAGCAAAAAGGCAAAAATGTATGACATATTTTCTACGGAACAGTAGGATTACTTTTGATAAACATATTTTACCAATTTGTTTGGCTTGCGATCTCCAACTGAACCAACTTGACCATGTAGTTATAAGAGAGGGCTTGTACCTGAGCACATATAATCTAGGTTAAACATAAGGAAGGAAAGTAATCGCAGTACTTTTAGTAAGTGTGTGCAAATTACAGCGGAGCCTATTGTTCGTTCATGGCTGCACAATGTTACTATGCACACAGAGTTCACGAAAACAAATGTCGACCATAATATATCTCAGACTACATCCTGAAAACAAATACAATGTACTTGGATACAAATGAAATTGTTAGAAAGAGGTGACATGTCACACAATGAGTTTGTATAAATTTTACCGATTAACTCGCTCcacatttccctgcaaaaaaaaaGCTCGCTCCACATGAGCCTGGATACACTGGCTTCCGCTGGTCCACTGCAGCCACCTTTTTTAATGAGAAAAAAATTAGAGACAGCTTCGGATAGATTTTCCCTGCTAATTATCATATGCATTTTTTTCTCAAGTTCATTTAGGATCCGGCTAACATTCTGTACCCAGGACTATCAGCAACCAACCTTTTGTGCCCTTGTTCACAACGTGCTAGCCATAAAGATGACAAAGCCCTTGTTCTTGCTGCTGCAAACACTCCGTTGCTATTGGATTGGGTAGAGAACATCTGTCAATTATTCATGTGCCCGATCTTAAAGGCACGCAATGCATGTTCAAGGTAATGAATTGGCAAAAGACAAACTTCAGTTTACTTCTGCCCTGCCTGGACATTGCTACAAACTTCAGCTAGCATTGACATCATTACTAAGTTCAGTTAACTCAACTTCAGGTCAATCTCGGCGGCACCCCTCACAGCCTTAGGGAAACCAATTTCGAGAGCTTGGCTGCAAAGGAATTGAGAGTTGGGTCCTCACATCGACCTGATCCTTTCGTGCATCAATTCTGTAAGTTGGAGAAAGCACTTGAACATTTTTAGTCCCTCTACATTTATTCATTGTTGTTCTGATTTCACAAAGAGTTGGTTAAATTGCTGATTCATTTCTTGAGCAAGTAGAAAACAAAATGCTTGGAAGCAATGACCATCGCAATCAAAAGCAATGACCCCTTGCAAATTAGTCAATGCTTGCGGTTTCTTCAGACAGGCGATGCATGGGATTTTTTTCATGAGAAATAATGCCACCATGCATTTTAGTAAATCCGGTGGAAATGAATTATTTAAATCTCGTAGATGATATATCAAATGGTAAAACAGAATATCATCATTATTTTTGTGCGGAACAATAGAAGTCTGAATACTTTATTATTTGTTTTACACGACATTTCTAAACTGTACCACCTTCTAGGAGAGTTACTGAGAAAGTTTATGAAGATATTAGCCATGCATATTAAGCTGTGGGAATGTCTGTTTTGCAAATATCCAAAAAAAAATTTAACTGCTTACATATTCAAATGTATATTGCACTTCCATGTAGGCATAGTTATTGAAGCAGTGACAACACATGCGAAGATAGATCAGGGCAGTAGATTGTTGATGGAAGAAAATCAGATGGAAAGACgagtttttctcttttgtatatcaaTAGCAATAGCAATGAAGACATTGTAAGAGGTAGGGACGAGAAATAATTCTCACGGATCAGTCAGCGAGGATGCCTCGGTAGATAACATCTCCATTCCTAGTATCTCAGATTCGTCCAGAAATAATTCTTCCGGCTGTTTCCCATGATCTGTTGTACATGTGCAACTCCTCAACATTGCGGAATCTAACATGAGAGAAATGATTATCCATGAACTGGTTAATGATCTACCACAGTTTTGATGCAGGAGAGATTTCGTGGTTACCTGGTGATTGTAGGAGGCAAGGCGGCGGGAGCCGGGACAAGTGACAGTGCCATCACCCTCTTGAGTCGGGGTGACGGAGAATGCATCAAGTCGCCATGGAGGAAACTTCAGGACAGGTCACGTGGAAGGATCGAGCAGGGGTCTAAGGCGACATATGCTGTTAGGACGGTAATGCTGGAAGTAATTTTTGGTGGAAGtaatggtggttgatgatggcaaTAAGGGTAGGGGTTGGCCGTGATTTTGGAACCAGGTAACCACGAGCATTAACTGAGGATGGTTGAAACTGAGCTATGTTTGAGGAATTGATGTTGGCTGACGAGCGGAGAGGGTACCATGGATTAATTGGGCTTGTTGGGTTTGGCCCACATAGGTTGGTGAGGGGCGATTCTAGATCAGCTGACGAAGGTTTGACGAAGGAACGGCGGACCGCCTGATGACGGAACTCGTTTcccctttttaagtagtagagattgtTGCCTTCCCAGAAAAGGAGCTATCTATGGTAAGATGATAAATTCGTCATTATGTTGTCTTCCCAGAATTTGAGCCTAGTCTATGGTAAGATGATAAGTAGTCATTATGTTGCCTTCCCAAAGGAGCTTTATTTTTAGGAGATTTCGAGAATTTGAGACATGTCGAATTTGATGTAGGTGGTGCTGTCGATGGATTGGCCAGAAATCACCAATTATAGAGCTTTCTTTTTAGGAGGAAACCAGATTTTATGCCTTTTGTCAGGTTTCTATTTAGGTAAGATGGATTTTATGCCTTTTTTGTTTACACGCTGGATATCCTGCTTTCAAAGTACTATTGATCGTTGTTCCTTATTTTATAGGTTTCCTATTTTATAGGTTTCCAGTTCTATAGGTTTCCTATTTTTGTTTACACGCTGGACATTTAGGTAAGATGGTTATGATGGCAATAAACAAAATGCCTCTGATTGTAAGATGGTTATATGGTAAGATGATTATGTCTCTGATAGGATTAGGATGTAGCGATGCGGCCCATTATGGCCCATTCGTGATTAGCGATAGGATTAGCGATGGTTGACGAAAGATGATGGCAGAAAACGGAGGAAGTTCCTCCTTTTTATATAGTAGAGATGTTAAAGAATGTTAGACCCTCGATCACAAAAAAAAGAATGTTAGACAATTTGGATCCTGGCATACATTGATTCGCAATTGACTATCTCATAGGAGATCTCAAAAAAATAGTGAGATATTTTTCCAGCTTCGCCCCTAGTTGCGGGCAATTCCGATCAAGCTGCTAAAATATCTCAACTGTGGCAAGATGACTTAGCAATTGAGTATTAAGGAATGTCAGACAATTCCGATCCTGACACACATTGACTTGTATTTGACTCTTGTAAAAAAAAGCAAAAATACTCCTAGGAAGGAACACAGACAATTTCATCAGAAAGCAAACCAAAGATAATCGCGATATTCCTCTCTCTTTCTCCCATAACTAACCGAGCCGATAGGTCGTAACGAATCGCCTTTCGTTGTGTTCCAGATCGGCCGAGCAGGCGCAGGCGGCGTAGAGTACCTCTCTCCGTCCCCGGCCTCGTCGCGATTTATTACCAGAAAAGCCTTCCTTTCCGCGCAATAAAAAGGGCGAGGTTTGTCCAGGCCGGGGAGGAGCGCGCGCGCGGTAGAAAACCCCATCCTCCCGCCGTCCacctcgcggcggcggcggcggcgtagcagGCGCGGGGCGGCGCCGGAGATGTGAGAGGCCCTGCCCGCTGGCGAGATGgcggcggctgtggcggcggtcggcgaggccgcggcggcggcggcgaagaagcggGGCGCGTCCAGGAGCTGGATCCTCATCGACGCGTCCGGGGACGAGCGCGTGCTCGACGCCGACAAGTAAGCCATCATGCACCGCGTCGACATCAACGCGCGCGACCTCCGCATCCTCGACCCGCTGCTCTCATACCCCTCCAGCAAATCAAAGTTGGACCGACCAGACAACGGACGGAAAAAAGTACAGCTAGAACAATAGAACAGCACGGTACGATCGATCCACGCGAGCGCGACCAATCACTCTTTTTTGGTCTTGATGGAGCAAGCACGTACGCTGGCGGCCGGGTTTTACCTGAGACGTCGGCGTCTCTGACTGACAGCGACACAAGCATTCGCACCTCCAGCAATCGTTCGAAAGGAAAACGACGCCGGCGAATCCTCGTCAGTGATGGCGCGATCTGAACGAACGTCCGGCGGCAGGCAGCGGCGGAGCCGCCGTAGAGTCCAGCACGTTCGGCCTCCGGCGAGGTACAGTCCAGAGCGCGATggcaggcaggcaggcaggcaggcaCGAGACAGCAGTCGTACGTGGCGGCGGTCGGGACCGCAGCTTTGGCACGTCGCGAGCACGCAGGAGAGGCGGGCAGCAAGAACGGACCCGATCGCGTGGTTCAACAAACCCAGCTGCGACGCACCCCAGAGCGGCTAGCTCGGCTCGATCGGCGCAGCATCATCGTATTTATTCCATCCCGCCGGCGTCGCCATCCTACGCGCTGCTGCTAGCTCGGTTCGGTGTAGCAGTGTAGCTGAGTGTAATGTGCCCGAGGCCATATGAATTGCCTCTCTAAAGCTTTTATCTCTAAAAAATTTAGGCTTCATTTGATACTAGAATTTTTGTGGGAATAAATGCCACTGAACCCTAAATTTCTACTTATTTCTAAAACTAAATTTGGTAGTACATGACAAACCTAGTTTAATTCCCATTTATCCTCCCTTTTTTTTCAAAATCCTAGAGTAATTTCACCAATACCCAATACCCTACCTCTATCTAGTGAATTGGGGATTGAAATTTTGTGAAGATTTTGGGATTATGCTCACTAATCCCCGTAAAAGCATTAGTACCAAACAAAGATCTTATTTGGGTCCGCCCTAGGCCCGTTAACCCCTTAACCCCACATGAGTGCAGATATATCAATGTACTTATTACGCAATAGAATGGGACATTATCGTCTGTATATGTATGGTGACCTCAAAATACATGGATGATCAATGATCATACACACATACAAAAAAAATCGATTTTGTTTAATCTCGGTTTTTTCTGATATTCTTATGTATAGAGACATCAATTTACTCTTTTGGTGCTTCAACGTTTGATCCTGTATAGTCATACATAATTACTTTATATAGTTTTAAATGGCATTGTTAAAACAGCACAATTTCATTGAAACCTCACTAAGTGTGTATTTCAATTGTGACCACAAGGTGCATCTAACCAATTATTTTGGTCACGACAAAAGAatcaattttttttgaaataaaGCAAAAAAGTTGTCATTTTCATTGATAAAGAAGAAAATGGTTTGTCCAGTTAATTATCGGAAAATCGGACGAAACCGGTACAACAATTGGCTGAACTGGCACATAACAACGTTGCACACACACTGTCAAGAGTAAACACTGTCGAGAGCAACACaagcgtcatcatcgtcgctcctCCTTGAGCTAGCGAACCCAACTTCATTATCGACTTCCACAGGAGACACACTAACTACAAACAGGAACGTGAAGGCATAAGAACAATCAAACAACCGGCCACACACGCCGATGATATTGCAGCCTCTGATCATAGAAGAGCTCCAAAGGAGAACTATGCAAAAATAAGGTCGCGAAGAATCACCGACCCGGACTATCTTTGTGCATCCTCAACGCTAAACAGGTCTCATCGTTGCACGGACCTCTCCACTGCAGCTCCTCCGACTTCAAGCCACAAACAAACCACGGTAAACCCACAGACACGCCGCAAACTGAGGACCGCAACCTTGCCGCAACTCCATCTTCGTGCATCCTCATAGCCGCTGCTACACAAGCCGATAATAACCACCAACGCAAACCACAAACCTGCTGGCTGGCCTCCACTTCAAACAAAGCCCTCAACAGGGAAGAACGACACGAAGCCGACATCCCCCGATCTAGAGAATCCGGATCTAGGGATTCCTCCGAAGATATTGGACGCAGAGACGAGAGGGCAACAAcaacgccttcttcttcttcttcaaagtgACGACGCCCACATGCGCCACCATCGATGGTCCGACGAATCCAGGCTCGGCTTTCGCCTATTGCCTCGCTCCCAAGTCCAGGGCCGATAAGGCCGCTTCCACGACCGTTGTTGGGCACCCAAACACGAGGAGCCCAACCCAGGCCCGTCGGCCCAGGGCACATATCTGGAGCCATGCGCTTCGCCATGATGACGCTCAGGACAGCCGAGGCTGCCATCGAGAGGGCAACAACAAACGACCACCGTGGACGCGTCGCCGGCTAGAAGCCGGAGCCACGAGGGTCACCGGCTGTTGTACCCCAACGTCACGCCGAACGTGCCAACGTGCAGCTGCGCCACCGGAGAGGAGTAGCAGCAACGCCGCCACGCCACCCGAGCCACCAAGCTGTTAGATGCGAGGAACGTGACGTCGTCGAAGACACCACAAGGTCCACAACCACCACCGCCATGAATCTTCGGAGCAACCACCGCATCTTCCGAGGGTTTGCCCCGCCGCCGTTGTTCGAGGCGTGGGCAAATATTTGAGGTTGCCAAATCTTTGGTACTAGAGCAAATGTGGGCAAACCAAACCGAGGCCTAAATTTAGCGAGATCGATCCGATGTTGTAGTGACTTAGTAAATAATGACTATGGAGGTATATCCTATGTTGACATACATTGACTCGGTGATTGACTACCTTATTATTAAAAAAAGACAGAAGTACTCCAACGAAGGAAATATGGCAATTTGAAGAACCAAGATAATAATCAAGTTATTCCTCTCCGGCAACAGACAGCCCCTTCTCTTTCTCAATAACTAACCGACCCGAGACCGCTCGTAACGAATCGCCTTTCGTTCGTTCTGCTCCAGATCGCCAGAATCAAACGACCCAGCCCCAGGCGGCCTCCTCGCGATTTATTACCTACCCAGGGTACCAGAAAGCCTTCCTTTTCGCGCAATTAAAAGGGCGAGGGCGCGGGCCAGGAGCGGTAGAAAACCCATCCTCCCGCCGTCCAcctcgtggcggcggcggcggcgtagcgcGTTGGGGCCGCCGGAGATGTGAGAGGCCCTGCCCGCTCGCGAGATGGCGGCGGCTGTGGCTGCGGTCGGCGAGGCCGCGGCGGCGAAGAAGCGGGGCGCGTCCAGGAGCTGGATCCTCATCGACGCGTCCGGGGACGAGCGCGTGCTCGACGCCGACAAGTACGCCATCATGCACCGCGTCGACATCAACGCGCGCGACCTGCGCATCCTCGACCCGCTGCTCTCTTACCCCTCCACCATCCTCGGACGAGAGCGCGCCATCGTGCTCAATCTCGAGGTAAGCCACGCCCCCTCCTTTACCCCGCCGCAAGTCCCGAGGTTGTTTTTTTGCCGAGGGGGAATTATCTACTGTTCTGATATCCCCTGAATTATTACTCCCGGTTGATGGATGGAATCACGGAGCGGCGCCGAATTCCCGGAATTTACTCCGTTCCCCCAGCTTTTCCGGGATCACGTGCCGATTTAGGTTCAGAGTGGCGCCGTGTTTAGGATCAATTTCAGTAAACTGAACTTCTTATAGGTGTAGTAGCTCTGCGGGTCGTTTTTGATGATTTTACCGTGGATCAAACGAGTCGAATACAGCTGCCATTTATTTTCTCTGAAAACAGCCCGATATTTATGCTTCACTCGTGGCAATCTCTGACGAatcttctgtttttttttttgggtggAATTTTCATCACTGGATCAATCAGCACATAAAGGCGATCGTTACTTCTGAAGAGGTGATTTTCTCTTTATTTATTTCCTTTCGATTATTTATTATTTATTACGGGTAGAAGTTTTCAGTTATTCCTTCTCATAATCTGGTTTACTCCACCGATTCTGTGGGGACTGGGGAGTATATACACGTTCTCTGATTTAAATGGCTAGGTATCTGTAATTTTGAAACAGTGAACAAGGGTAGCCTCCATACAATGTCAGATTAACAAGGGTAGCCTCCATACAAAATGTAACAAGGGTAGCCTCCATACAATGTCAGATTAGCGTGATCTGTCAAAATAATATTAAGCTGAACTCTACCTGCACTGAACAATGTTTAGATGTTTCAGCCCAGTTTAATATCCTACGACCCATAACTTCTTTGATAGAAACTGTGTTGATCTTAATACTCTTCTTATTGTCCAGTAATGTTGCTGATGTACTCACATTTTCTGGTTTTGGCTGGGCTCAGGTTTTGCTCAGAGATCCTTCAGATGAGAATGTAATTCCCGTAGTAGAGGAGCTCCGGAGACGACTAGCACCTTCAGGTGCCTCTCACCTTGATGGGAAGGATAATCTAAGTGGCCAGCATGATGGGGAAGGCGCTGAAGATGATGGTAAGTTTAGTCACCATTCTCTCAAATTACAGTTGTTACAACCACGATCTTTTatttgtcaagtttctctatatcTGTAATGTCGATCGTAGTTTACATTCATCACATTTGTTTGTGAGCAATATGCCAATTCTCTTATGAGCCTCAATAATTGGACAAACAAGGAACAGAATGTCTGAAAGGAATGCACACATGTAAAAGGAAGCTATGGACATCAAACTTCCGACTGGGACGTGGCCAGTTGGGCCACCGTTCTGTTGTTTTCCGTTTTAGTATATGTCCATGTCACTAGGACATCTTTTGGCAAAAACTCAACAACCAGCCCAAACAGAAAAGTCCAAAGTATACAGTCTTGGTTTCTTGGCACCTAACTGTTATTCCGTGATTCCAATCGTAGTGTTACTCTACTAGACCTATTATGTTTTacgacacattatattttgcccaTTTTATTTGTTGGGAATCTGCTCAGAGCAATTTGAGATATTGCAATATTAATCCAGTAGACATATGTGACTGTCCCTTCCTTTTAATAAGGATGATTATCCAAAGGACATTTGTATTTACGGGTTAATATTGGGCCAGCAAGCGACCTCCGCAAATGTTCTTGCTCCTTGTAGAACACTGCGAGCTTTGGTTGCACAGGCTGCCTCGCCGTCTTAGCCGCCAGCCGATAGACTTGTGGCTGTCGGATCGTAGAGCTAGCCTGCTGTGATCTTGGTTACACTGTATTGGCCTCTTTCGTTTTGCTCCGGCGAAACCCACATGTACCTCCCGAGCTAGACTCGGCCCCCGTTAATAAATTTTCACTTCAGGTGGAGGTTTTCCCTCCACCGTTGgctcttcaaaaaaaaaaaaaaaattgggccAGCAACAATTTATGAGACATGGCGCCAATCATATAGTTATACATAAACCAAGAACTTTGAGACCATACTTTATCTATATGGTGTCTTTGTGATCACTTACAGCAATACTATGACTTGTTCATCTGGTATATCGTATACAGTTCGTGTGATAATTGTTGTGCCATCCTGACCCTCAGATCAAAATGATTCTCATTTCACATAGAGCCTGTCCAATTGGTTGTTGCCAGTTGGTCCTTTAAAAACACCACCCATTTTTTAAAGTAGCCTTGTTTTTCTTATTAAAATATTGGGCTCGTTTATTTCTGGTTTAGTTGCTAGCTATCTTTAATTCATCGCCAAGATAATAGGCTAGTTATATACTTCTACACAGTATGTTCATGCCCTGCAATTTCATTATGTGAACACCAGAATCTCCCTTTGAGTTCCGTGCACTGGAGGTTACTTTGGAAGCAATCTGCAGCTTTCTTGATGCACGCACTACTGAGCTGGAGACAGATGCTTACCCAGCTTTGGATGAACTGACATCCAAGGTGAGTGAACTCATGTTTACTATACTTAATTCCCCTAGGATTGAACTTGATTAGAACCTCCTAGAAGCAACATGTACTTCATTTATTTGAAGTAGCACGTAGTATGCTATATTACTTACAGAAAGCAGAAATACGTCACTTCACCCTGTTTGAAACGGACAATTGATGGGCAAACATTGCTGCTGCATCTTCTTTTATTTGACTACTGAATTTAGTTTTATAGCTAGAATGCTGATGCGTAATGACTAGGAACGTTTTGCATAGAAGGATAGAAAAAATGTTATAGTTGGTATCTTGATTCACTTAGATGACTTTTGGTCATATATGTTTCAGAATGCATTTATCACAAGTGTATTATTATTATAATGCATATAAGATGCTGTTACAAGACATTGCACTTAACTGCTCAAAGGAGGGCATGTAAAAAAAGTTACTTAACTATCCACATTTCTGATAGTATAGTCGTGTTATTACTCTGTAAGTGTTAATAGGTGCTGTATGATTGATGTTTGTTCACCACCAAATGTAATGTAATAGtagctaaaatatttctaaaacCTTGCTGGCTTTTTTGCATTCTCTTGATACATTATATgtacaaaagattcattttaactGTTCTCTTTCTATTTTCTCCATATTAAGTTGCGCTACTGTTGGCACCACAGATTAGCAGCCGCAACTTGGATAGGGTACGGAAGTTAAAAAGTGGTATGACGAGATTGACTGCAAGGGTTCAGAAGGTCTGGTTTCCTGTTCATTGTGTTTCATTTGGTTTGTTATCTGACACTTGAATAGGAACTTGTCTGACTATATATGCTATTCTGTATGCCATATTGTCATCTGAATTTTATTGCTGTGTAAATTAGCCATGTAAATAAGGAGGCTATTCACGTGTGATGGGCCATGCCATGCTTTCAGTTTTTTCCTTGGTTTATCATAGCGTACACTATCACAACAGGGCATATGATTTGTAATCAATGGGCGATTGATTACTTCTAGAGAAGAAGTGAACATCCAAAAGAAATCCGGAAGAGCATTCTTAGTATCATATGCTATATCTGTATTTGATAATGTTGAGTTTTTCAAATTACTATTCTAGTCGCCAGTTAAACTGCATGTTTTTTTTACTCTTGCATACTTGGTTGGTCTTGGAACGTTATCTTAGCTTTTCTATATCAATTTTGTTAAGTATTCTCGAATCTGTATAGTGCTACAGTAATGTTTTTCCTCCAGTCCCATATACATTCTCATGGATGAGCATTCTCTTTGTGCTATTATTCCTGTGGAATATATTTGTATTTTAATGACTAATTATAGACTGCTATGGTTATTTTTCTTGTTTATGGTTTTCTAGTATATCACAAAATGCGCTTTAATTTCTAGGTGAGAGATGAGCTTGAACAATTATTGGATGATGACGATGACATGGCTGATCTTTACTTGTCTAGAAAGTTGGCTGGGGCATCATCCCCTATCAGTGGCTCTGGTGGACCAAATTGGTTCCCAGCATCTCCAACTATTGGTTCAAAAATATCAAGAGCTAGTAGAGCCAGTGCAGCAA
It includes:
- the LOC127292927 gene encoding magnesium transporter MRS2-I, yielding MAAAVAAVGEAAAAKKRGASRSWILIDASGDERVLDADKYAIMHRVDINARDLRILDPLLSYPSTILGRERAIVLNLEHIKAIVTSEEVLLRDPSDENVIPVVEELRRRLAPSGASHLDGKDNLSGQHDGEGAEDDESPFEFRALEVTLEAICSFLDARTTELETDAYPALDELTSKISSRNLDRVRKLKSGMTRLTARVQKVRDELEQLLDDDDDMADLYLSRKLAGASSPISGSGGPNWFPASPTIGSKISRASRASAATMHGNENDVEELEMLLEAYFMQIDGTLNKLTTLREYIDDTEDYINIQLDNHRNQLIQLELFLSSGTVCLSLYSLVAGIFGMNIPYTWNDDHGYVFKWVVLVSGLFCAFMFVSIVAYARHKGLVGS